A window of the Chryseobacterium arthrosphaerae genome harbors these coding sequences:
- a CDS encoding helix-turn-helix domain-containing protein has translation MEGEIKKYSFKAALPVEFEIVQLKDLYTKNKKMLTVPHRTSFYHIVWFKSSENIHLIDFEPVETSPDTVLFLSKHKVHSFDERKNLDGLAILFTDDFFCKTEEQTRYLHSTILFNDLKTIAKISVEDNLTPFTILIELMQKELLQAADTFQPDLLRNLLHNFLLLSDRERSRLGFTEPKKNADLDYVIRFKDILEENYMKRKQVSNFAAEMHITEKRLNRATSKILGKSPKQLIDERIMLEAKRLLAYTNENVKEISYRLGFEELTNFIKYFKKHDSRTPVEFRESFIAE, from the coding sequence ATGGAAGGCGAAATTAAAAAATATTCGTTTAAAGCTGCTCTGCCTGTTGAATTTGAGATTGTTCAACTCAAGGATTTATATACAAAAAACAAAAAAATGTTAACCGTTCCGCATAGAACGAGCTTCTATCATATTGTCTGGTTTAAGAGTAGTGAAAACATCCATTTAATTGATTTTGAACCTGTAGAAACAAGTCCGGATACAGTCTTATTTCTGAGCAAGCACAAAGTTCACAGTTTTGATGAAAGAAAAAATCTTGACGGGCTGGCTATTCTTTTCACAGATGATTTTTTTTGTAAAACAGAGGAACAGACCAGATACCTCCACAGTACTATACTATTCAATGATTTGAAAACGATTGCAAAGATCAGTGTTGAAGACAATTTAACACCATTCACAATCCTCATTGAATTGATGCAAAAAGAGCTTTTACAGGCCGCTGACACCTTTCAGCCGGACCTTTTGAGAAATCTTTTACATAACTTTCTGCTGCTGTCTGATCGTGAAAGAAGCAGGCTGGGTTTTACGGAACCTAAAAAGAATGCGGATCTTGATTATGTCATCAGATTTAAGGATATCCTGGAAGAGAATTATATGAAACGGAAACAGGTCAGCAATTTTGCAGCAGAAATGCATATTACAGAAAAACGCCTGAACAGGGCAACTTCCAAAATACTGGGCAAATCTCCTAAACAGCTCATTGATGAAAGAATAATGCTTGAGGCTAAAAGACTGCTGGCCTACACCAACGAAAATGTTAAAGAAATCAGCTACAGACTGGGTTTTGAAGAGCTGACAAACTTTATAAAATACTTCAAAAAACACGATTCCCGCACTCCCGTGGAATTCCGGGAATCTTTTATAGCAGAGTAA
- a CDS encoding sce7726 family protein encodes MIRKKDYSVLARSYNTLSYRNQLRDLVSAFFKTEKYNDLNKFELAKTINDAVFKHYEGESILKYKLAKEFRRKNYIAAFEVKAKSSRTDFLVINGDLKSFEVKSKIDTLSRLNKQVCDYGDVFEFNTVVIDKIHLRKVLEMIPDYYGVWYYEGHKKIIFRNAEYSPNLNSGEQLGLFTKKELTKAFRSSCRDEILSNFDSVSINSALKNNLKERYQERWTFVTENWDAILPIDLQFFFNTNVKPEIIYS; translated from the coding sequence ATGATAAGAAAAAAAGACTATTCTGTTCTTGCCCGTTCATATAATACTCTAAGCTATAGAAATCAGCTTAGAGATTTGGTTTCGGCCTTTTTCAAGACTGAAAAGTACAATGATCTTAATAAATTTGAACTTGCTAAAACGATCAACGATGCCGTTTTCAAACATTATGAGGGTGAGTCAATCTTAAAATATAAGCTTGCAAAAGAGTTTAGAAGAAAAAATTATATTGCAGCTTTTGAAGTAAAGGCTAAATCTAGTCGTACTGATTTTCTGGTTATCAATGGTGATCTTAAATCTTTTGAGGTAAAGTCTAAAATAGATACCCTAAGCAGGCTTAATAAGCAAGTTTGTGACTATGGCGATGTATTCGAATTTAATACAGTTGTTATTGATAAGATTCACTTAAGAAAGGTGTTGGAAATGATCCCTGATTATTATGGTGTTTGGTATTATGAGGGTCATAAAAAGATTATCTTCAGGAATGCTGAATATAGCCCCAACCTAAATTCCGGTGAACAGTTGGGGTTATTTACAAAAAAAGAACTTACTAAAGCTTTTAGAAGTTCTTGTAGGGATGAAATCCTTTCAAATTTTGATTCGGTATCTATTAATAGTGCTTTGAAGAATAACTTAAAGGAAAGGTATCAGGAGAGATGGACATTTGTTACAGAAAACTGGGATGCCATTTTACCAATAGATCTTCAATTCTTTTTTAATACCAACGTAAAGCCTGAAATTATCTATAGTTAA
- a CDS encoding beta family protein: MDKELIYMPTFRYRQQEGLLLSSFDFGENIYPMIEIVKEHDRKNNKKSFQEIHTSFIDSIKAKYVFVDLPNYINPTGAVKREVVEFVFKVINKLETKCEYINLLSTRNHKIIPVISSYLAKTGENDTIVRQEELLRPNYKKIAFRININSFHEDYPQVVKIIQPQDYLIIDLDKQSAFKTPPLKPIVEEIKKFNICTKILLRSAINDIENVKLDHGQPILEADNSQIDTDIMKTFGVNATGDYAGIKKDNMTSGGSISPGFVYFDATENQFYGYKASIKKSLSEFENTIVPHVLASGATGRMLAANPSFLTEENWGYKTLLRINSEQESGKSQAKFKRISMEHYLFCVKTLIENHEIFQTNI; encoded by the coding sequence ATGGATAAAGAATTAATTTACATGCCTACATTTAGATATAGGCAGCAAGAAGGGCTTCTGCTTTCTTCATTTGATTTTGGTGAAAATATATATCCAATGATCGAAATTGTTAAAGAGCATGACAGGAAAAATAACAAAAAATCATTTCAGGAGATTCATACATCATTTATTGACAGTATAAAAGCTAAATATGTTTTTGTAGACCTACCAAACTATATTAATCCTACAGGTGCTGTGAAAAGGGAGGTCGTGGAATTTGTGTTTAAAGTAATCAATAAACTTGAGACTAAATGTGAATATATCAACTTATTATCAACCAGAAATCATAAAATAATACCAGTCATTTCCTCATATTTAGCCAAAACCGGTGAAAATGATACCATAGTAAGACAGGAAGAGCTTCTAAGACCTAATTATAAAAAAATTGCCTTTAGAATTAATATAAATTCCTTTCACGAAGATTATCCACAGGTAGTAAAAATAATACAGCCGCAGGATTACCTTATTATTGATCTCGACAAACAAAGTGCTTTCAAAACACCCCCGCTTAAGCCAATTGTTGAAGAAATTAAAAAGTTCAATATCTGTACTAAAATTTTACTCAGAAGTGCTATCAATGATATTGAAAACGTAAAATTAGATCATGGTCAGCCGATTTTGGAAGCTGACAATAGCCAGATAGATACTGATATCATGAAAACATTTGGTGTTAATGCTACTGGAGATTACGCAGGCATTAAAAAAGACAACATGACTTCAGGCGGGTCAATTAGTCCAGGCTTTGTTTATTTTGATGCTACAGAAAACCAATTCTACGGATATAAAGCTTCCATAAAAAAATCTCTCAGCGAATTTGAAAATACTATTGTTCCACATGTTTTAGCTTCAGGAGCAACCGGCAGGATGTTGGCTGCAAATCCATCTTTTTTGACTGAGGAAAATTGGGGCTATAAAACCTTACTTAGGATTAATTCTGAACAGGAGAGCGGAAAGAGCCAAGCCAAATTCAAAAGAATTTCAATGGAGCATTATTTATTTTGTGTAAAAACACTAATTGAAAATCATGAAATCTTTCAGACAAATATATAA
- a CDS encoding SEC-C metal-binding domain-containing protein translates to MGKMNSRQLFIEEAKRLELNFFNFSLVEDEACNPYIEGRLHLPDEEGKFIDSYNIKIEVKDGYPNNLPLVYETAQRIPINIDWHIFPDGHCCIVTPPEETLICKKGISLHKFITKYVLPYFHNQLFRELNGYFLHERSHGNEGIKEFFYSKFETLDSEKISTFLLFIAKKKEPKRTSSCFCGSGKKYRKCHRTLFKEFSILTPKQLLLYSAIMYTS, encoded by the coding sequence ATGGGCAAAATGAATTCAAGACAATTATTTATAGAAGAAGCCAAACGGCTTGAACTCAATTTTTTTAACTTTTCCTTAGTAGAAGATGAAGCCTGCAATCCTTATATTGAGGGCAGACTTCATCTTCCAGACGAGGAAGGAAAGTTTATCGATTCTTATAATATTAAAATTGAGGTAAAGGATGGCTATCCTAATAACTTGCCATTAGTTTATGAAACAGCTCAACGCATTCCGATTAATATAGATTGGCATATATTCCCTGATGGACATTGTTGTATAGTTACGCCACCTGAAGAAACATTAATCTGCAAAAAAGGTATTAGTTTACATAAGTTTATTACTAAATATGTTCTACCATATTTTCACAATCAACTATTTAGAGAATTGAACGGTTATTTTTTGCATGAAAGATCCCATGGAAACGAAGGAATTAAAGAGTTTTTCTATAGTAAATTTGAAACTTTAGATTCTGAAAAGATTTCAACCTTCCTTCTTTTTATTGCAAAAAAAAAGGAACCAAAGAGAACATCTTCATGTTTCTGTGGTAGTGGAAAAAAATATCGAAAATGTCACCGTACTTTGTTTAAGGAATTCAGCATATTAACACCCAAGCAACTGTTACTATATTCAGCAATAATGTATACTTCTTAA
- a CDS encoding cyclic GMP-AMP synthase DncV-like nucleotidyltransferase, protein MANCNNLFKQFNGSISIDSHKNSKMTSSKTKLRDRIRKWFKDNHPDYEPKFYIQGSYKMKTGIRTKDDICDLDDGVYFFRQPDVSATTLQKWVHQAVNGYTATPSEHRKKCIRTIFTSDYEIDHPVYYKVDGEDYQIAVKDNGFEGSDPKAVIDWFNSNKDKEGILISTVKYLKAWCDNLRNKMPSGLAMTILAVNAKNKIVLNQRDDITLKDILKEIRNALNIKFECMVPAVPYDNLFKSYDENRKNNFLKALNDFIDDAEKALREENELKASKLWRKHLGERFPEGKDESQSSSSRAAAAAIGASTSFPWAK, encoded by the coding sequence ATGGCTAACTGTAACAACTTATTTAAGCAATTTAATGGATCTATTTCCATTGATTCTCACAAAAACAGCAAAATGACGAGTTCCAAAACAAAACTAAGAGATAGAATCAGAAAATGGTTCAAAGATAATCATCCAGATTATGAGCCTAAATTCTATATTCAAGGTTCATACAAAATGAAGACAGGTATCAGAACAAAAGACGACATCTGTGATTTAGATGACGGAGTTTACTTTTTCAGACAACCGGATGTTTCTGCAACAACTTTACAAAAATGGGTACATCAAGCTGTGAACGGATATACGGCTACACCCAGCGAACATAGGAAGAAATGCATCAGAACAATATTTACTTCAGATTACGAAATAGATCATCCTGTGTATTATAAAGTAGATGGAGAAGATTATCAGATAGCTGTAAAAGATAACGGTTTCGAAGGAAGTGATCCAAAAGCTGTTATAGATTGGTTCAACTCAAATAAAGATAAAGAAGGTATTCTGATTTCAACAGTTAAATATCTAAAGGCTTGGTGTGATAATCTTAGAAATAAAATGCCAAGCGGTTTAGCGATGACCATTTTAGCAGTTAATGCTAAGAATAAAATTGTCCTGAACCAAAGAGACGACATAACTCTTAAAGATATTTTAAAAGAAATTAGGAATGCTTTAAATATTAAATTCGAGTGCATGGTTCCGGCTGTGCCGTATGATAATTTGTTTAAGAGTTATGATGAAAATAGAAAAAATAATTTTTTGAAAGCTCTTAACGATTTCATTGATGATGCTGAAAAAGCATTAAGAGAAGAAAATGAATTAAAAGCGAGCAAACTTTGGAGAAAGCATTTGGGAGAGAGATTTCCTGAAGGTAAAGATGAAAGTCAAAGTTCATCTTCTAGAGCTGCTGCTGCTGCAATTGGTGCATCAACATCTTTTCCATGGGCAAAATGA
- a CDS encoding CBASS cGAMP-activated phospholipase: MEEIKQIKILSIDGGGIRGIIPAKVLAELEEKLKEEHPEKKLYEHFDLICGTSTGAILAIGIALGIPASKLLEFYKDNAKIIFPKWFLKILPSKVRILAGSMYSNKFLRKKLKDVYTEANSGVEPLMNDLKTNVCIPTFNGGMGEINVLKTKHNPEFVRDYKLPAHEVALSSASAPVYFPPHTFSYKNKFGKGHNINMIDGGVFANNPSLIGVLEATDKMGYEFSQIKLLSLGTGKGRHIIKSNWKPKDLWYWLIPKPRLLDIILDSQAQITEQYIDFFQRTLKDKGFKYLRVQYDMGSDTIDLNESSKKQLMNLESIGDELSKKNLPKIINFLK; encoded by the coding sequence ATGGAAGAAATTAAACAAATTAAAATACTTTCTATAGATGGAGGTGGTATCAGAGGAATAATTCCCGCCAAGGTTCTTGCAGAATTGGAAGAGAAGTTAAAAGAAGAACATCCAGAAAAAAAGCTATACGAACATTTTGATCTAATCTGCGGAACATCAACCGGAGCAATTCTAGCAATAGGAATTGCTTTGGGAATTCCTGCATCGAAGTTATTAGAGTTTTATAAAGACAATGCTAAAATTATTTTCCCAAAATGGTTTTTAAAAATATTACCCAGCAAAGTTAGAATATTAGCAGGTTCAATGTACAGTAATAAATTTCTTAGAAAGAAACTTAAGGATGTTTATACTGAAGCAAATAGCGGTGTTGAACCGCTAATGAATGATTTGAAAACAAATGTTTGCATCCCTACTTTTAATGGAGGAATGGGAGAGATAAATGTGTTAAAAACCAAACATAACCCCGAGTTTGTAAGAGATTACAAATTACCTGCACACGAGGTTGCTCTTTCGAGCGCTTCTGCGCCGGTATATTTCCCTCCCCACACATTTTCCTATAAGAATAAATTTGGAAAAGGTCACAATATCAATATGATAGATGGCGGAGTATTCGCAAATAACCCCTCATTGATAGGAGTTTTAGAGGCAACTGATAAAATGGGCTACGAATTTTCGCAAATTAAATTATTGTCACTTGGAACAGGAAAAGGAAGACACATTATTAAATCAAATTGGAAACCCAAAGATCTTTGGTATTGGCTAATACCAAAGCCCAGACTTTTAGATATTATTTTGGATAGTCAGGCTCAGATCACAGAACAATATATCGACTTTTTTCAAAGAACACTAAAAGATAAAGGATTTAAATATCTGAGAGTTCAGTATGATATGGGTAGTGATACCATTGATTTGAATGAATCCTCAAAAAAACAACTGATGAATTTAGAATCAATCGGTGATGAACTTTCAAAGAAAAATTTACCTAAAATAATAAACTTTTTAAAATAA
- a CDS encoding ImmA/IrrE family metallo-endopeptidase gives MNSIQHAQNLLSEIGWESPSDFTLLEIANYLNINIKEVPISGSQGRILINGNSAIITIDSGLTHEGKKNFVIAHEIGHFLMHKSLISIFSDTEKTLSDWHTKGPHENEANSFATELLMPFVAFKSFINKKKLSLNLIEKASEYFNTSILATFLRYVDIGDFPAMVVYMENNKIIWKKHSHDFPLTFLNIGSQVPEYTVAGDYFTRGNREEKPEKIEAIEWFANDFNIKYNKNLILWEQCYKVSSKGLISCIWTE, from the coding sequence ATGAATTCAATTCAGCATGCACAGAATTTACTTTCAGAAATAGGTTGGGAGTCTCCTTCGGATTTTACTTTACTTGAAATTGCAAATTACCTTAATATAAATATTAAAGAAGTACCTATATCGGGTTCACAAGGTAGAATTCTAATTAATGGCAATTCAGCAATTATTACTATCGATTCTGGCCTAACTCATGAGGGAAAAAAGAATTTTGTTATAGCACATGAGATTGGACATTTTTTAATGCATAAAAGCTTAATTTCTATTTTTTCGGACACAGAAAAGACTCTTTCTGACTGGCATACTAAAGGGCCTCATGAAAATGAAGCTAATTCTTTTGCAACAGAATTATTAATGCCTTTTGTTGCATTTAAAAGCTTCATCAATAAAAAAAAACTTTCTCTTAATTTAATAGAAAAAGCTTCAGAATACTTTAATACTTCTATTCTTGCAACGTTTCTCCGATATGTCGATATAGGTGACTTTCCAGCAATGGTTGTCTATATGGAAAATAATAAGATTATTTGGAAAAAGCATTCACATGACTTTCCTCTTACTTTCCTGAACATTGGTTCACAAGTTCCTGAATATACTGTTGCTGGAGATTATTTTACTCGTGGAAATAGAGAAGAGAAACCTGAAAAGATAGAAGCTATCGAATGGTTTGCCAATGATTTTAATATAAAATATAACAAAAATCTTATTTTATGGGAGCAGTGTTACAAAGTTTCTTCAAAAGGACTAATTTCTTGCATATGGACAGAATAA
- a CDS encoding GGDEF domain-containing protein: MKYLENSIQKFKSDALAKIIYDAAKYLIGAIVTYSILKFIPENTTFGEFLAKKINFSILEFILILLVVVFLTIIVYFLLNKRRFKLIKLDLQTDELTGLPNNRALSEDLPNVISWAKSEMKPFSIILMDIDDFKDFNTKYTQSTADKVLVKFGTLLAADNRITDKVYRQHIKGDEFVIITKDTILENAVKAANRKRENIANTGIQIPELGLFNLTVCCGVAEFNPKIDDEKMIIDRAFEAMKIAKGKVNKNSTESLV, encoded by the coding sequence ATGAAATATTTAGAAAATTCAATTCAAAAGTTTAAAAGTGATGCACTAGCAAAAATAATTTATGATGCTGCAAAATACCTTATTGGTGCAATTGTAACTTACAGCATTTTAAAATTTATTCCCGAGAATACAACATTTGGAGAGTTTCTTGCGAAGAAAATCAATTTCAGCATACTGGAATTTATCCTAATACTATTGGTCGTAGTTTTTCTTACAATAATTGTATATTTTCTTTTGAACAAGAGAAGGTTCAAGCTAATTAAACTCGATTTACAAACAGACGAACTAACTGGTCTACCAAATAATAGAGCATTAAGTGAGGATTTACCAAATGTAATCTCGTGGGCGAAATCCGAAATGAAACCATTTTCAATTATTTTAATGGATATAGATGATTTCAAAGATTTTAATACAAAATATACTCAGAGTACAGCCGATAAAGTGTTAGTTAAATTTGGAACTCTCTTAGCTGCCGACAATAGGATTACAGATAAAGTTTATCGACAACACATTAAAGGTGACGAATTTGTCATTATTACTAAGGATACAATTTTAGAAAATGCTGTAAAAGCTGCAAATAGAAAAAGAGAAAATATTGCTAATACTGGTATACAAATTCCTGAATTAGGTTTGTTTAATTTAACTGTTTGTTGTGGGGTTGCGGAATTTAACCCCAAAATAGATGATGAGAAAATGATAATTGATAGAGCATTCGAAGCAATGAAAATTGCTAAAGGAAAAGTTAACAAAAACTCAACAGAGTCTTTAGTGTAA